The sequence ATAAAATTCCAATGGGCCTTTCAGCCTGTATCTTCCCGCAATAGGAAGATCTGTCGAGAATGGTTCCAACACGGTGAGGCCGGGGTTGGAGATTTCAACGGGTGCCGCGGGGAGTGAACAAGATCCCGAGGGTGGCCAGTGGAGCAACCGTGGCAGCCGTAAGGTTGAAGAAGGTGCTGCCGTGGCAGGAAACCAGACGGGCGTGGAAGTTCATGGATTGAAATAAAACGGGGGGAATCTTGTTGAATCGGTGCATGGCCGCAAAATGGATCGGACACTTCACCGAGGTTCCCTGACGTGGAGAGAAGATTCATGAGGATGCTCGAAATCGCCTAGTCCCCAAATCGGTGACGCTTCGCCCGTGATGTTGCGCTCCTGCCAAGTGTTTTGTCCCCGCTTTGGGGACTGGTTCGTTGTTCCGATGAATCATAGTAACCTGATTTAGAGGAACAACGAGCCGGAGCAGATCAAACCTGACTTCTTTTCCGGGGTGCGAAAAGGCACCGCCGCTCATGCCGGGAAACTTGACACGGCGATCGAACTGCAACGTGCCCGCCAGTCCATTCCATCCGAATCCATGCGCATTTCTTACAAAACCTCCGCGTTCACGTTGCTGACATCGTTCGCTTTCCTGGCCGCCACCTTTGCCGAACCGGGCTACGACATCCGGGATGACAAGAAGCTGAAGCAGCTCGATGTCATGAAAGGGGGCAAGCTCGTGGGCCGCTATTTCTACGACTACGACAACTCCAGCGGGCAGCGCCGCGACGACACCTTCAAGACCTTCCTCCAACTCTACAATCCGGCGGGCGATCTTGCGATCTCGAAGGCGTTGGGTGGCGAATTCAGCCACCACCGTGGGATCTTCATCGGCTGGAACAAGGTCACGATCGACGGCGAGAGCTTCGACTGCTGGCATGGTCACGGCGGCGCGCAAGTCCACCAGGAGTTTTCCAAGGTCCGCGCTGACAAGGGGGCGACCAGCTTCACCTCCAGGTTGCTGTGGGAAAAGGGCAAGAACGGTCCCCCGGCAATCGAGGAGACGCGTACGATGACTTTCGTTCCCGCTCCATCACCGGCGTATGTGATGTTGGACTTCACCAGCACCCTGAAGACGCTCAATGGCAAGACGGTGATATTGGACGGAGATCCGGAACATGCGGGCATCCAGTTCCGAGCGGCCAAAGAGCTGGATCGCACCAAGACGCGCTACCTATACCCGCGGAAGAATGCCGACGCCCACCGGGACCAAGACTATCCGTGGGTCGCGTGTTCCTACGTGCTGGGGGAGAAGACCTACAGCGTCGTCTATCTGAATCATCCTGAAAACCCGAAGGACACAAAGTACTCGGCCTACCGCGACTACGCGCGGTTTGGTGCCTTTTTCAAGGCCACGCTGGAGAAGGATCAGGAACGCACGCTGAAGGTCCGGTTCATTGTCATGGAGTCCGCCCTGCCACCGGCCGAGTGGATTCAGAAGCAGTACAACGCTTATACCGGCAAGAAGGACGCGGCTCCGGAGACGACGGAGAAGGGGCCTAGCTGAGGCTTTGTCCTGACATGGGAGACCGCGGTTCGGGAACTCGTGCGGAGTTGTTGCGTTGCTTTGGGATTTGCCCGCCCCAGGCTCGCGCCACTCGATGAGAGCTGGGCCGCAGGGCTCCCGTTCCCCGGAGGCATCGCCGCGTTGTGCCTACGCTGCTTCCCCGATCCCGTCCCCTCTTTGGGGACTATTCTTTTGCCCGAGTTGGCCTGAGTCTCGATGTGATGAATTTGGTGCAGAGCAACAGCGTTCTCTCAAATGATTTGAAGCCCGACCTCAGTCACTGAAAAGCGACCATGAACCGAAACCTGCACATTCTAAGTAAAATATTCCTGTCCATGCTGGTCGGCAATTCACTGGCTGCTGCTGCCCCGGTCGTTCTCCAGGCAAAGTCGGGTAGTGGTCAAGTGCTGGAGCAAGTGCCGGTTCAGGTGAATGGCCGGGAGACCAGGGTATGGAGCTGTGAGGAGAAGTCCGGAGCCGTGAGCTTCAGGTCAGCCAATGAGATCGCAATTCCAGCCAGCGGCGTTCTTTACCTGAAGGTTGCGTATCTGGATGAAGGCTATGGCAAATTGAACGTGCAACTCATTCCGGATGGCGGCAAGGCGATCAAGCCGGACCGGCTTCTAGGCTGTCAGCGGACGAACTCCGGCAAGGTCGTTTCCGCCATGATGCGGATGAGCGGGATACCGGTTTCAGGAAAGGGCGGGATCTCGGTCAGGGTCGGGATCGAACGATCGGCCGGGGTGAAGCTCGCCATCGGGAGTGTCAGCCTGCAGGAGGGTCCGTTTGAAGAGGCGGCCTTCAAATACGTCATTTCCGATCCGTGGAATGGTCCATACCGGGGACCGCGGGTGAAGCCGGCGGACAACAGCACGCTGAAAGGGAAGGTGATGGCGGGCTATCAAGGATGGTTCCGCACGCCGAACGATCCGGAGGGCAGGGGATGGGTGCATTGGGGGAATATCCAGGATGGCTTGTTCACCACCGACATGTGGCCTGACACCTCGCAGTATCCGCCTTCGGCGCTTGAGAAGGCGGCCGACGTGAAGTTGAAGAGCGGCAAGCAGGCGTATTTGTTTTCCTCGGCCTGGCCCGGAGTGGTGGACACGCATTTCCGTTGGATGCGGGAGCACGACATTGATGGCGCCTTCCTGCAGCGATTTGTATCGGATGATTTCAATTCGATCAAAGGCGGTCCCGAGTGGGTGCTTGCGAACGTTCGCGCCGCGGCCAACCGCGAGGGGCGCATCTGGGCGGTGGAATACGACGTGAGCGGCTATCCCGACGCCAAGCTTCTGGAGACACTCAAGACCGACTGGAAGTGGTTCGTGGATCGATTCCATGTCCTCGACGATCCCAGCTATGCCCGTGAAGGCGGCAAGCCGGTGGTCTTCATCTGGGGGATGCCATTTACCAACAGGAATATCTCGCCGGAAACCGCCAATGCCGTGGCTGACTTCTTCAAGAACGATCCGAAGTACGGTGGGAACCACCTCATCGGAGGGATTCCGGGAAATTGGCGGAAAATGGACGCGCCGTGGCAGGAGCATTTCAAGAAGTATGACAGCGTTCTCTCATGGATGTCGCAGTCTTATGCCGAGGACGTGGCGGATTTCGGGAAACTGGGTCTTTCCTATCATGCGCATGTGAAGCCCGGGTTCTCCTGGGCCAATCTCAAGCATTTGCCGTCCGGTGATATGACCACGCAGTATACGCCGCGCGATGGTGGCCGATTTTACTGGAACCAGATTTCCAAAGCGGCCAAGGCCGGATCGGACCGGATGTTTGTCGGGATGTTCGACGAGTATGACGAAGCCACGGCCATCATGCCGATGAGTGACGATTCCCCGCCAACGCCAACGCGACCCGGGGTCGGCGCGACTTTTTATGACGGGCTCAACGCGCAGGAGCACGGTGAATTCGTCCGGCTGCCGCAGGTGGAAGTTGAACTGGGAGCGTCGAGGCCCACCAAGGGTGTTGCCGTGGACAATTTCTTTGTCCGCATGGGTGGCCGGATCGCTTTCCCCGTCACGGGTGAATACACGTTCTCGATCGAAGGGGTTCCAGGAGATGACGTGGAGTTGTTTTCCAATGGATCGAAAATCCTAGCGGCAAAAAATCTGAATGACGTGGCGACGACCTCGAAGCCTCTGACGTTCACTGCCGGATCGACCATGGATTACCGTTTGGACTACCGCCATCGAACGGGTAGGGGAACCCTCCGTCTGCTGTGGGAGTGTCAAGGCGTGCCGCGGCAGCCCGTGCCACCGAATGCCCTGCAGGACGCCTGGGGGCGCTTCATCACCAACGAAGGCAAGCCTCCCAAGCATTGGCTGAATCTGACCAAAATGGGCAAGGAAATGATCATCGGAAAGCGCCCGTGGGATTCTCCAATGCCATGAACCGAGTCCGGTCCGTAGCCCGGAAGGATTTCCAGCTTATCGCGGCGACTGCGTTGGCGCCGTGTCCAACCCATCGGAATCAAGCCCATCAGAAGGATGCCGTCCGCTCGTTGCCGGGGGCGATTGTTCAATCATTGATATTATGAAATACCATATCCTGTTTTCGTGCATCGCCACGATTGCTGTCTGTCAGGGGCAATCCGCGGAATTTCCCAAAATGCCACCCGTTCAGGCGAGGACTCCGGAGGAGGCGGCCAAGAGCTTCCTGTTGCCGGAAGGCTACCGTCTGCAACTCGTCCTGAGTGAACCCGAGATCACGGATCCGGTCGTGACCGTTTTCGACGGGGACGGACGGATGTTCGTCGCGGAAATGCGGACCTACATGAATGACATCGACGGAAACGACCAACGGAAGGCGACGAGCCGCATTTCGATGCACACTGACACGGACGGAGATGGCACTTATGACAAGCATTCCGTCTTCGTGGACAATCTGGTTTTGCCTCGCATGATCCTGCCACTGGGCAAGGGGCAGATCGTGGTCAATGAGACCGACTCGCTGGATCTCTACCTCTACACCGATACAAACGGCGACGGTGTGGCGGACAAGAAGGAGCTTTGGTGGCAAGGCGGGCCGCGCGGCGGCAATTTGGAACACCAGCCCAGCGGTTTGATCTGGGCGATCGATAACGCCATCTACACGACCTACAACAACTTCCGCCTGCGTTGGACGCCCACGGGTGTCAAAAAAGAGGCAACGGCTCCAAATGAAGGGCAATGGGGCCTCGGTCAGGATAATCACGGCAGCCTCTATTACGTGAACGCCGGTGGCGAAAAGGGGCCCATCAGTTTCCAGGCTCCCGTGGTTTACGGCATGTTCAATCCGCCGGACCAATTCGCAAATGGCTTCAAGGAGCTCTTCCCGGCGGCCGGGGTGCGGGATTTCCAGGGTGGATTGAGCCGGGTGCGCGAGCCGGAAGGCACGCTCAAGGGATTCACCTCGGGAGCCGGCATCGAGGTGTTCCGAGGCGACCAGCTTCCCAGTGAACTGCTGGGGGACGTGTTCTTCGGCGAACCGGTGGGACGCATGGTCCGCCGTTCGAAAGTCACGCTGGACGGCGGACTGAAGGTGCTGAGCAACCCCTATCAGGATCAGAAATCCGAGTTCCTCCGGTCCACGGATCTTTGCTTTCGGCCGGTCAACATGACGACCTCCCCGGATGGCACGATGTGCATCACCGATATGTATCGCGGTATCATCCAGGAATCCGCCTGGGTCAATCCAGGGAGCTATCTGCGGAAGGTCGTCGAACAATACAGCTTCGACAAAGTCACCGGTCGGGGGCGCATCTGGCGTCTCGTCCATACCTCGACAAAGCCCGTGAAACAGCCGCGGATGTATGAGGAAACGACCGCCCAATTGGTGGAACACTTGGCCCACCCCAACGGCTGGTGGCGTGATACGGCGCAACGCCTGATCGTTCTGAGGCAGGACATGTCGGTGGTTCCCGCGCTTGAAAAGATGGCTCGCAGCCATCCGCAGTATCTGGCGCGCCTCCACGCGCTCTGGACCTTGCAGGGTCTCGATGCCGCAACGCCCGCGCTCGTGCGCGAGAAAATGGCGGACTCCGATCCACATGTCCGCGCCGGGGCCATCCGCGTGAGCGAAACGTTGTTCCGGCAGGGTGATGCGTCGTTCCAGTCCGACATCGAGAAACTCGCACAGGACTCCGATCCGAACGTGGTGCTTCAGGCGTGCATGACCGCCAAGTATCTGGCCTGGCCCAACCACATGAAACTCGTGTCCGGCACGGTGCTGAAATCGACAGCCAAGGGTATCAAGGAGATCGGGGCCTATCTCACGCTGCCCCCAGGCCAAAAGCTGACCGAATATTCGGAAAAGGAGCGCGCGGTGATGAAGCGAGGCGAGGAAATCTATTCGACCATCTGTGCCAGTTGCCACGGTCAGAACGGTCTCGGGATCGAGGTTGCTGGCTCGAAGGGGGCCATGCTGGCTCCGCCTTTTGCAGGTTCCAAGACCATCACCAACAATCCGAAAGGGGGGGTCTACGTGCTCCTGAAGGGACTTGAAGGCGAGATCGCGGGCAAGAAGTACGAGGGCCTCATGATACCGATGGCCAGCAACGATGACGAATGGATCGCCGCGGTTGTCAGCTATGTCCGCAACAGCTTTGGGAATCGGGGTTCCTTCGTGACGCCGTCCGATGTGGCCCAGGCGCGCAAAGATACATCCAATCGCAGTGGGCCGTGGACCTATCAGGAACTTCAAGACAGTCTTCCCCAGATCGTCCCGTTGCAACGAATGAAGCTCAGTGCGAGCGTCAATGGTGCTGATGCGAGGAAGGCGGCTGATGGCAGCCCGGATACCCGTTACTCCACAGGCAAGGGCATGGAGCCTGGCATGTGGTTCCAGATCGAACTGGACAAGGAAACGCCCGTCCTTGGGGTCACCCTTGATTTCCGAAACTCGCCCAACGACTATCCACGCGGCTATGAAGTCGCCGTTTCAAAAGACGGCAAGCAGTGGGATCCGCCCATCGTCAGGGGTGACGGGAAGAAGGGGCCGATCATTGAAATCCCATTGAACTCGACGCCCGCGAAATTCATCAGGATCACCCAGTTGGGATCCGCCGGCAACCATTGGTCGATCCATGAGTTGCAGGTGATGGAAGATTCGAAAAAATAAGAATCCGAAAATTACCACCATCCATCCGCATGATTTCGTTCAGATCCTTCATCACGACCTCCATCGCCTCACTTCTCTGGTGTGGCACGGTTTTCTCCGCGCCTGCGGAGAAGGTCCGGGTCCTGCTCATCACCGGCCAGAACAACCACGACTGGATTCACAGCACGCCGGTGATCGAGGGGCTTCTGGAAGAAACCGGCCGCTTCGACGTCACCGTCAGCACCACCCCGTCCAAGGAAGCCCCGGAAGACGCGTGGAATGACTGGAATCCCAAGTTCAAGAACTACGACGTCGTGCTCAGCGACTACAACGGCAAGATGTGGCCGGAAACGGTGAAGGCCAATTTTGTCAGCTATGTGAACGACGGCGGTCGCGTGACCCTCGTCCACGCCGCAAACAACGCTTTCACCGGATGGACGGAATTCGAAACCATGGCCGGTCTGCTCTGGCGCAATGCCAGTTATGGAGACCGCCTCTATCTGGATGAGAACCTGAAGCTCGTTCGCCAGACTAAAGGCGAGGGCGTGAGCGGCGGTCATGGAGCGGGCCACGCTTATCAGATCACCACCCGCGACGATCAGAACCCGATCTTCAAGGGCTTGCCGAAGGTGTGGATGCATGTGAGCGACGAACTCTATCACGGTCAACGTGGCCCAGCGGAGAATGTCCACATCCTTGCGACGGCGTTTTCATCGACGGAAAGCAAGGGCACGGGTGTCCACGAGCCGATGGTTTGGTGGATTCCTTACGGCAAGGGCAAGGTGATCACATTGGTTCCCGGTCATCTCGGCGAGAACAGCAAGTATCCCACCACCTACGATTGCGTTGGCCTCCGAACCGTCCTGCAGCGGTCCGTTGAATGGGTCGCGACGGACAAGGTGACGATCCCGGTGCCGGAGAACTTTCCAACCGCCGACACGATCGGAGTGGTCGCCCAACCAGTACACTAAGCGGGCAACTACCTATCCCACATTCATCCGATGATTCTTCGTACTCCAGTCATTTTGTTAGCAACGGCCTCCTTGTCGTGGGGAGACGGGCCTGCCGATTTCACTACCTATTGTTCAGCCTGTCACGGTGCCGACGGAATGGGGGCGTCCAATGGAACATTCCCTCCGCTGGCAGGAAGCCCGTGGGTCGCGGGGGATCCGGATCGCGCGATCAAGGTGGTGTTGAACGGTCTGGAAGGTCCGGTGACGGTGGGAGAAAAGACCTACAATCTCGAAATGCCTCCACACGGTGGGATGCTCAAGGACGACCAGATCGCCGGTATTCTCACCTACGTCCGGTCGAGCTGGGGTAACAAGCATCAGCCCGTCACTGCGGCGCAGGTTTCCGCCATCCGCTCGGCGACCGCCAAACGCTCCGGTCACTGGACCTCTGACGAATTGGCAAAGCTGCATCCGTTGGAGGCGACCAAGCCGCCCATCAAGAATCTCATTTCCAAGGTCTATCACGGCGATTGGACGAAACTCCCTGACTATTCCACGCTCGAGGCAAAGTCCGTCGAGGAGGAACGCGAGGGGGTGATCAGCGTCTATCAATCCGACAGGAAGAACCACTATGGCATCGTCTGGGACGGTGAGATCGAGATTGCCGAGGAAGGCCGCTACACGGTGCAATTGAGTGTGGACGATGCCGCCGCTGTTTCCATCGATGGCAACCAATTGCTGAAAATAGACGGCACTGGACCGATGGGCCCGGGGCGAACCAGGGAAGCCGTCGTAGCCCTGACAAAGGGCGACCACAAGATCCACATCGATTATCTGGAGGTCACGGGAGGCAAAGGCATTTTCCTGGGTTTGAAAAGAGAAGGGGACAAAAGCTGGAAGGTGCTTTCAGCCAAGGTGGGCACTTCGGATGGCAAGCAGATTCCACCGATCCCAGTGGCTCCAGGAGCTGGGGAAGCGGTGATGTATCGCAATTTCATCGAGGATGTTTCTCCCCGCGCCATCGGTGTGGGTTACGACGGCGGGGTGAATCTGGCATTCAGCGCGGACAACCTTGCCGTTTCCCTTCTCTGGACCGGTGCATTCATCGATGCTGGTCGCCACTGGACCGACCGCGGCCAGGGCAACCAGCAGCCGTCCGGTGAAAACGTCATCCACCTCGGCAATCTCCCGGGCTTCGCTCAACTCGCGTCCCCAGATGCCCCATGGCCGAAGCTACCGGAGGATTCGCTGCCGTTCCGATTCAGGGGATACAAGCTGAACGCGGCCCAGCAACCCACTTTCATCTACGATCTGGGAGATGTGCGGGTGACCGATTCGCCGATGCCGGAGTTCAGCGCCGACGGCAGGAAACTTTCACTCCATCGCGTGTTGGGATTCAACAATCGGAGTTCCTCACCCTTGAAGGTATCCATGCTGCTGGCGCAGAACGAGGAGCTGGCAGAGCGATCGGACCGCGCCTTCGTTCTCGAAGGGAGTTCCGTCCTGCTTCTCGGCGAGGGGGTTAAATCCCGGCCGTCGATCCGCGGTAACGGGAAATCCAAACAACTCATCCTGCCGCTGGAGATCCCGCAGGGCGAGAGCCAGGTCTCGCTGAAATACCAATGGTGAATCTCACATCGTCTTCTGTCTTCATGAAATCCATTCTTGCCGTTCTTGCGGGCATTCCGGCGGCCATCGCCCAACCTGTTCAGTCCGATTACTATCTTCGTGAGGAAATCCCTCTTCCCAAGGATGAGGTGATGGAAGTCAGCTCCATCGCGCTGATGCCTGGCCGGAAGGTCGCCGTCGCCACGCGTCGCGGAGACGTCTGGATCTGCGAGGGGGCCTACGAAGCGGATCTTTCGAAAGTGAAATGGTCGCGTTTTGCCCGCAACCTGCACGAGCCGCTCGGCATGTTTTACAAGGACGGCTCCCTCACTCTGACACAGCGCCCCGAGGTAACCCGCCTGCGTGATACGAATAACGACGGCAGAGCGGATGCTTTTGAAACGCTCGGCTCCGGTTGGGGAATCAGCGGCGATTACCACGAATACGCCTTCGGCTCCGAGCCGGACAAGAACGGCGACATCTGGGTCGCCCTGTGTCTCACCGGATCCATGGGTGCGAAATCGCAGTGGCGAGGCTGGGCAATGCGCGTCACCGCCAAGGGGGAGGTGATCCCTGCCGTATCCGGTCTCCGCTCGCCGGGCGGAATCGGAAGCAACGCGGAGGGTGACCTGTTTTTCACGGACAACCAGGGACCTTGGAACGGGTCTTCCTCTCTCAAATGGCTCAAGCCCGGTTCGTTCCAGGGCAATCCCAGCGGCAATATCTACTATACCCAGACCGACGAGATCGGTCCGCGCCCGCCGGATCCGACGAACGAGAGCCGCATCGTCAGCGAGCGGCGGAGAATTCCGGCATTCGTCCCGCCGGCGGTGGTCTTCCCGCATGCCAAGGTTGGCAACTCGCCAACGGGCATCGCGGTTGATCTATCGAAAGGGAAATTCGGTCCGTGGGAAAAACAACTCTACGTGGGCGAGCAGACCCAATCGCAGGTGCAGCGCGTTTGTCTGGAAAAAGTCAACGGGCTCTACCAAGGCGCGGTGTTTCATTTTCTTGAGGGATTCGAAGCCGGGATCATTCCGGTGCGTTTCGATCCGCAGGACGGCACGATATTCGTGGGTGGCAGCAACCGGGGATGGGGCAGCCGCGGCAGCAAGCCGTTCACCTTTGAGCGTGTTCGCTGGAATGGAAAAGTTCCCTTTGAAATCAAGGAGATGAAAGCCAGACCCGACGGGTTCGAGTTGACGTTTACCGAGCCGATCGACCCGAAAACCGGATCAGACATCGCGAGCTATCCCATGAAGTCGTGGACCTACATTTATCAAGCCGCCTACGGAAGTCCCGAAGTCGATTTGAGCGAACCAAAGGTGGTGGAGGCCAAGGTCTCTGGTGACGGGCTGTCTGTCAGGTTGAAAGTGAAGGGCCTGGTGCAAGGCAATGTCCACTACCTCGATGGAAAGGCGCTGCGTTCGGCCAAGAATGGAGCCCTGCTCCATCCCGAAGCCTGGTATACGCTGAACGAGATCCCGAAGTAACAGGGGAGTCGGTCATCCTCCTGTTGGTTGCAGAGGCCGTCCGTGACCCGGGAGCACGTTTGCCCGGGTGTCCCCGCTTTGGGGACTATCTATATTCCGTCATCTGGCGGAATACTCGGTATGAAAGAAGGAATACGCGTCCATGGCGAAGTAGTCCCTGCAATCCCTGAAATTTCGTGCGCGAAACAGACCCTGCGCAATGGGTCATCATCGCCTGCTGCTGTCGCAAATCTCACCATGAATTATCCCCGTTCCATCACTCGTGTGTTCCTCGTCACCGCCGTCGGCATGCTCGCGGCCTCGGCGGATGTCGTGCTCAATCCGATATTCGGAGATCATATGGTCCTGCAACGGGAAAAGCCGCTTCCGGTGTGGGGCACCGCATCCCCGAACGAAAGGATCACGGTGACTTTCAACGGTTTTGTCGAGCGGGCTACCGCGGATGCTGCTGGCAAGTGGATGGTCAGGCTGCCCGCCCAAAAACTTTCGAAGGTGCCTGCGGTCCTTTCCGTGAAGGGCAACAACGAGATCACCCTTTCGGATATCCTCGTGGGGGATGTCTGGCTGGGCACCGGCCAGTCGAACATGGACTGGGTCGTCAGCGGGACGGACGGAAAAGAGGCTGTCCAGAAATCCATGCCGGGCCAATATGACGGTATCCGTCTTTTCAAAGTGGGTGAGGCCGTGGCGGACGAGCCGCTTCGCGAGGTCAAGGGCGCTTGGACCGAAGCGCGAAAGGAAACGGTCATGGGTTTCAGCGCGACATTGTTTTTCTTCGGCGAGTCCCTGAAGCTGCGCCAGCCGGATGTCCCGCTCGGCCTGATCCGCTCCTCCCTCGGAGCCACCAACGCCTTTTCCTGGATCCCCAATGAGGTGCGGGATACGGATGGTTCGACCGCTTATTTGCGGGAGTGGTGGGGAAACGCCACCAAGGGCTGGACACCTGAAAAGCAGGAGGAGCGCGACAAACAGAGCGCTGCCTACGAGGAACAGGTAGCGGCCTACCGCGCCCGGAAGGAGAGCACGGATTCCTTGAAGAAGCCCGGCGAGTTGATGGGCCCGAGATATTCGCGCCGTCCGTCCGGCCTCTACAATGGCATGATCGCCCCCCTCCATCCCGTCGCACTGCGAGGAGTGATTTGGTATCAGGGCGAGTGGGACTCCAAGAAGGACTGGGTCAAGGTCTACCGCGGCACCCTCGCGGCTCTCGCGAAAAGCTGGCGCAGCAACTGGGCGAAGGCTGCTGGCGACCCGGCCCTCGGCGATTTCCCATTTTATCTGGTCCAGCTTCCTTCCCGCATCTCCGGCGATGGTGACTACTGGCCCTTCATGCGTGAAATCCAGCAACAGCTTGCCACCGACATTCCGAACAGCGGTTTTGTCACCACCTTCGACCTCAATGATGGCAAGGAATTACATCCCGTGGAGAAGGTCCAGATCGGCAAGCGTCTCGCGAACCTCGCTCTGGCGAGGGAGTATGGGCAAAAGGTTGCCTATCACGGACCGCTCTATCGGGAACTCAGAGTCGTCGGCGACCACCTCGTTCTTCGGTTTGACATCGGCGCGGACACTCTCAAAAGCACCGATGGTGAACCCTTGAGGAACTTCGAGATTGCGGGTGCGGACGGCGTTTATCACCCCGCAACTGTGAAGCTCAATGGCGACTTGGTTGAGGTCTCATCGGCAGCCGTGCCGAAGCCTGCCACCGTCAGATACGGGTGGATGCCGACCCCGGAGAGGCCGAACTTCGTCAATTCCGCCGACCTGCCAGCCAGCCCTTTCCGTACTGACCCGGTTCCCTAAACCCACGACTTTTCCGATGTCCGACGAATTCATTCGAGACCACGCTTCGCGAAAGCCCCACCCGTTGTCCTTCTGGCGGAAGCTCGGCGGTGGTTCCCTTTCCGTTTCCATCATTGTCCATGCCATCCTGCTGTCCTTGGGCGTGGTATGGGTGTTCCAGGTTATCCCCGCCAAGAAGGCGGAGGTCGATTTCATGCCGAAGGGCGGGGGCGGCGGTTCGCCTGGCGTGAACGAGGTGAGTCAGAAGAAGAAGCGGGCCACCATGAACACGGCGAACGCGCCGCGCATGTCCGCGAAGGGGGCGACGTCGTCGTTCACGTTGCCGGAGGTCGATCCCGCGGCGTCGATGTCGTCGTTGGGCTCGCTCGGTTCGGGTGCGCTGTCCGGTGGTCTCGGAGGCAGTGGCACGGGAGGGGGTCGTGGCAATGGCACCGGCCCGGGGTTCGGCGCCGGGACTGGTCCGGGCCTCGGGGGAAATGCCAGCGGCGCCAACCTCTTCGGTCTCATCGATCCGAACGCGGGCGCGATGATCGGCACCTTCTATGACATGAAGCAGACGGACAAGCGCGAGTCGACGGACGTCACACCGGGCGACATGCCGAAGATCGTGCGTGAGTTCGTGAACGACGGCTGGCACGACAGCAAGCTGAAGAAATACTATCAGGCTCCGCAGAAGCTTTACCAGACCCGCGTTTTCATCCCGAGGATATCCGCCGATGCCGCGCCCGCCGCCTTCAAGTGCGAGAAGGAGGTGCAGCCGAGCCGCTGGGTGGTGGTCTATCGCGGCAGCGTGATCCCGCCCAAGACCGCGCGCTACCGCTTCGTCGGCGCGGCGGATGACATCCTGGTGGTCCGCTTCAACCGCAAGGAGGTGTTCGATCATGGCTATGCGTCCGGAACCGCGCCAATATCACCGGCCAGCAAGGAAACCCGCGCCGTTTTGCGTGGCGAGGTGCAGAACCGGGAACTCGAAAAGACGATCCGTCACGACTATCCGATGAAGATCCCGGTGACCTACTATCAGTATGACGCTCTCGGTGGCTGGAATAACTCGATCGGCGGCTTGGCCGTCGGAGCCGAGTTCGAGGCGAATGCCGGAACGGAATACGAAATGGAGATCCTCATCAGCGAGGTGCCGGGCGGCTCGTTCGGGGCGCTGCTTTACATCGAGGAAATTGGAGCGACCTATCAGAAGACCTCGACGGGCGCCCCGATCTTGCCTC comes from Luteolibacter sp. LG18 and encodes:
- a CDS encoding DUF6807 family protein, translated to MRISYKTSAFTLLTSFAFLAATFAEPGYDIRDDKKLKQLDVMKGGKLVGRYFYDYDNSSGQRRDDTFKTFLQLYNPAGDLAISKALGGEFSHHRGIFIGWNKVTIDGESFDCWHGHGGAQVHQEFSKVRADKGATSFTSRLLWEKGKNGPPAIEETRTMTFVPAPSPAYVMLDFTSTLKTLNGKTVILDGDPEHAGIQFRAAKELDRTKTRYLYPRKNADAHRDQDYPWVACSYVLGEKTYSVVYLNHPENPKDTKYSAYRDYARFGAFFKATLEKDQERTLKVRFIVMESALPPAEWIQKQYNAYTGKKDAAPETTEKGPS
- a CDS encoding PA14 domain-containing protein, which gives rise to MNRNLHILSKIFLSMLVGNSLAAAAPVVLQAKSGSGQVLEQVPVQVNGRETRVWSCEEKSGAVSFRSANEIAIPASGVLYLKVAYLDEGYGKLNVQLIPDGGKAIKPDRLLGCQRTNSGKVVSAMMRMSGIPVSGKGGISVRVGIERSAGVKLAIGSVSLQEGPFEEAAFKYVISDPWNGPYRGPRVKPADNSTLKGKVMAGYQGWFRTPNDPEGRGWVHWGNIQDGLFTTDMWPDTSQYPPSALEKAADVKLKSGKQAYLFSSAWPGVVDTHFRWMREHDIDGAFLQRFVSDDFNSIKGGPEWVLANVRAAANREGRIWAVEYDVSGYPDAKLLETLKTDWKWFVDRFHVLDDPSYAREGGKPVVFIWGMPFTNRNISPETANAVADFFKNDPKYGGNHLIGGIPGNWRKMDAPWQEHFKKYDSVLSWMSQSYAEDVADFGKLGLSYHAHVKPGFSWANLKHLPSGDMTTQYTPRDGGRFYWNQISKAAKAGSDRMFVGMFDEYDEATAIMPMSDDSPPTPTRPGVGATFYDGLNAQEHGEFVRLPQVEVELGASRPTKGVAVDNFFVRMGGRIAFPVTGEYTFSIEGVPGDDVELFSNGSKILAAKNLNDVATTSKPLTFTAGSTMDYRLDYRHRTGRGTLRLLWECQGVPRQPVPPNALQDAWGRFITNEGKPPKHWLNLTKMGKEMIIGKRPWDSPMP
- a CDS encoding discoidin domain-containing protein, with protein sequence MKYHILFSCIATIAVCQGQSAEFPKMPPVQARTPEEAAKSFLLPEGYRLQLVLSEPEITDPVVTVFDGDGRMFVAEMRTYMNDIDGNDQRKATSRISMHTDTDGDGTYDKHSVFVDNLVLPRMILPLGKGQIVVNETDSLDLYLYTDTNGDGVADKKELWWQGGPRGGNLEHQPSGLIWAIDNAIYTTYNNFRLRWTPTGVKKEATAPNEGQWGLGQDNHGSLYYVNAGGEKGPISFQAPVVYGMFNPPDQFANGFKELFPAAGVRDFQGGLSRVREPEGTLKGFTSGAGIEVFRGDQLPSELLGDVFFGEPVGRMVRRSKVTLDGGLKVLSNPYQDQKSEFLRSTDLCFRPVNMTTSPDGTMCITDMYRGIIQESAWVNPGSYLRKVVEQYSFDKVTGRGRIWRLVHTSTKPVKQPRMYEETTAQLVEHLAHPNGWWRDTAQRLIVLRQDMSVVPALEKMARSHPQYLARLHALWTLQGLDAATPALVREKMADSDPHVRAGAIRVSETLFRQGDASFQSDIEKLAQDSDPNVVLQACMTAKYLAWPNHMKLVSGTVLKSTAKGIKEIGAYLTLPPGQKLTEYSEKERAVMKRGEEIYSTICASCHGQNGLGIEVAGSKGAMLAPPFAGSKTITNNPKGGVYVLLKGLEGEIAGKKYEGLMIPMASNDDEWIAAVVSYVRNSFGNRGSFVTPSDVAQARKDTSNRSGPWTYQELQDSLPQIVPLQRMKLSASVNGADARKAADGSPDTRYSTGKGMEPGMWFQIELDKETPVLGVTLDFRNSPNDYPRGYEVAVSKDGKQWDPPIVRGDGKKGPIIEIPLNSTPAKFIRITQLGSAGNHWSIHELQVMEDSKK
- a CDS encoding ThuA domain-containing protein, with amino-acid sequence MISFRSFITTSIASLLWCGTVFSAPAEKVRVLLITGQNNHDWIHSTPVIEGLLEETGRFDVTVSTTPSKEAPEDAWNDWNPKFKNYDVVLSDYNGKMWPETVKANFVSYVNDGGRVTLVHAANNAFTGWTEFETMAGLLWRNASYGDRLYLDENLKLVRQTKGEGVSGGHGAGHAYQITTRDDQNPIFKGLPKVWMHVSDELYHGQRGPAENVHILATAFSSTESKGTGVHEPMVWWIPYGKGKVITLVPGHLGENSKYPTTYDCVGLRTVLQRSVEWVATDKVTIPVPENFPTADTIGVVAQPVH